Proteins from a single region of Ziziphus jujuba cultivar Dongzao chromosome 1, ASM3175591v1:
- the LOC107435933 gene encoding protein BUNDLE SHEATH DEFECTIVE 2, chloroplastic has protein sequence MIPKQLRTMATGAAVILGGIFTLNLVSSATIATLRLATEAKRRKVALPCRVCKGKGFYICRLCKGNATIQWSPLYDPVAINPCLCPTCDGNRVQRCLNCLGKGYD, from the exons ATGATTCCGAAGCAACTGCGCACGATGGCCACCGGTGCTGCCGTGATCCTGGGTGGAATTTTCACTCTAAATCTTGTTTCCTCTGCTACTATTGCAACTCTTCGGCTCGCCACCGAAGCCAAACGG AGAAAGGTTGCGTTGCCTTGTCGGGTTTGTAAAGGAAAAGGGTTTTACATATGCAGATTATGCAAAGGAAATGCCACCATACAATGGTCGCCTTTGTATGATCCAGTTGCCATCAACCCCTGTCTTTGCCCTACCTGTGATGGAAACAG GGTACAGCGCTGTCTTAACTGTCTAGGAAAAGGCTATGATTGA